In Tubulanus polymorphus chromosome 2, tnTubPoly1.2, whole genome shotgun sequence, a single window of DNA contains:
- the LOC141899274 gene encoding leucine-rich repeat-containing protein 42-like, with translation MSGVKKRRGDNCAISCENDLNNVVRSPRKLFQIAMEYVAINVHNVESFEGFPVEVGRQIFRMAEVKHVFLSIDARSKLAMSKFTDTYQELVLSSMNLSRSNVSLCLYEEHFSVFLHLRKLDISYCTLGDDHDFLLHISQSLPNLEYLSLVKSGTTDKSLRLLTIPVGAKKGGLKKLEILHLAGNKLVTDAGIRFIKRFPNLKCIDLSDTAVQKTGVQGLKKAGFDVIPRSQATAVCETIENEGWAADILKDWSTVEPKSWCQPRPTQQGINFYKTKKLHQAEDEDVNCYIPIRELNFCRFNKNKKTTFDSTSASVLQSYNENTGDSEDDSDLLKLYM, from the exons ATGTCTGGTGTGAAGAAGAGAAGAGGTGATAATTGCGCGATCAGTTGTGAAAATGACCTTAACAATGTCGTGCGCTCGCCGaggaaattatttcaaattgctATGGAATATGTCGCCATCAATGTACACAATGTAGAATCGTTCGAAGGTTTTCCGGTTGAAGTTGGTCGCCAGATTTTTCGAATGGCCGAAGTGAAGCACGTATTCTTATCGATTGATGCACGTTCGAAGCTGGCTATGTCTAAATTTACGGACACATATCAAGAACTCGTACTATCCAGTATGAATCTCAGCAGATCTAACGTTTCGCTGTGCTTGTATGAGGAACACTTTTCAGTATTTCTGCATTTACGCAAATTGGACATTTCTTATTGTACGCTCGGGGATGATCACGATTTTCTCCTGCATATTTCGCAATCATTGCCAAA TTTGGAGTATTTGTCACTAGTCAAATCGGGAACAACAGACAAATCTCTACGTCTATTGACGATTCCAGTAGGTGCAAAGAAAGGTGGCCTTAAGAAACTGGAGATTCTTCATCTGGCAG GAAACAAGCTGGTGACCGATGCAGGAATCCGTTTCATTAAACGATTTCCGAACTTGAAATGTATCGACTTAAGTGACACTGCTGTCCAGAAAACTGGCGTTCAAGGTCTGAAAAAAGCAGGCTTCGATGTTATACCCAGGTCCCAGGCAACTGCTGTTTGCGaaactattgaaaatgaaggcTGGGCAGCAGATATATTGAAAGACTGGAGTACTGTTGAACCTAAAAGCTGGTGTCAACCAAGACCCACTCAACAAGGAAttaatttct ataaaactaaGAAGTTGCATCAGGCTGAGGATGAAGATGTGAATTGCTATATTCCAATACGCGAGTTGAATTTTTGTCGTTTCAATAAGAACAAAAAGACTACATTCGATAGTACTTCTGCATCGGTATTACAATCATACAATGAGAATACTGGCGATAGTGAGGATGATTCAGATTTGTTAAAACTATATATGTAG
- the LOC141899275 gene encoding protein FAM136A-like, translating to MDQAQNRVQTAVTETLNELDKTHLRKMQASMYRCSTKCCEDNYYSMEDVQRCLEQCSRPVQSAQQYIQGEMENFQNRLQRCAMDCQDRIRDKLGPNTSDVDSSKLRKEMEACVLKCADSHAGLLPNMMKKIKETLNKDYKS from the exons ATGGATCAAGCACAAAACCGAGTTCAAACGGCAGTCACAGAGACGTTGAACGAATTGGACAAGACACATTTACGAAAGATGCAG GCGTCTATGTACAGATGTAGTACGAAATGTTGCGAGGACAATTATTACAGCATGGAAGACGTTCAGCGATGTTTGGAGCAGTGTTCGCGACCAGTGCAATCGGCCCAACAATATATCCAGGGTGAAATGGAAAATTTTCAG aaTCGTTTACAAAGATGTGCCATGGACTGTCAGGACCGGATCCGCGATAAACTAGGGCCGAACACGAGCGACGTGGACTCTTCGAAACTCCGGAAAGAAATGGAAGCGTGCGTTTTGAAATGCGCCGATTCCCACGCGGGATTACTACcgaatatgatgaaaaagatTAAGGAAACTCTGAACAAGGATTATAAATCGTGA